A genomic region of Fundulus heteroclitus isolate FHET01 chromosome 24, MU-UCD_Fhet_4.1, whole genome shotgun sequence contains the following coding sequences:
- the LOC118557962 gene encoding gastrula zinc finger protein XlCGF8.2DB-like, translating into MAAACQRYPDQIKGRELPEVNDGEESIRIQDHRDAPIFLETKKTENDEENSDVEHPLSVLKHWSDSGLKKCSTKKKNVESQRKVQPELKFSCKDCGKMFIRKYGLKIHMKIHTGEKPFCCDLCGRKFSHKSALNEHITIHSGQKPFCCDLCGQRFNKKSYLKTHMRIHTGQKPFCCDLCGHKFSHKSALNSHMRIHTGQKPFCCDLCGQRFNKISYLKTHMRIHTGQKPFCCDLCGHKSSDKSALNRHITIHTGQKPFCCDLCGQRFNQKSNLNTHMIIHTGQKNFSCDQCGQRFSRKSTLNTHMIIHTGEKPFCCNLCGHRFSHRSNLNTHMRIHTGEK; encoded by the exons atggctgcagcctgtcaACG ttatccagaccaaattaaaggcagagagcttccagaagtgaatgatggagaagaatccatcaggatacaagatcatagAGATGCCCCCATATTTTTAGAGactaaaaaaactgagaatgATGAAGAGAATAGTGATGTAGAACACCCTCTCTCTGTCCTGAAACACTGGTCAGACTCTGGActtaagaaatgttctacaaagaagaaaaatgtggagtcTCAAAGGAAAGTCCAGCCAGAATTGAAGtttagctgcaaagactgtggtaaaatgtttatcagaaaatatggtttaaaaatacacatgaaaatccatacaggagagaagcctttctgttgtgatctatgtggacgcaaatttagccacaaatcagctttaaacgAACACATAACGATCCACTCaggacaaaagcctttctgttgtgatctatgtggacaaagatttaacaaaaaatcctatttaaaaacacacatgagaatccatacaggacaaaagcctttctgttgtgatctatgtggacacaaatttagccacaaatcagctttaaactcacacatgagaatccacacaggacaaaagcctttctgttgtgatctatgtggacaaagatttaacaaaatatcctatttaaaaacacacatgagaatccatacaggacaaaagcctttctgttgtgatctatgtggacacaAATCTAGCgacaaatcagctttaaacagacacataacaatccacacaggacaaaagcctttctgttgtgatctatgtggacaaagatttaaccaaaaatctaatttaaacacacacatgataatccatacaggacaaaaaaatttcagttgtgatcaatgtggacaaagatttagccgaaaatcaactttaaacacacacatgataatccatacaggagagaagcctttttgttgtaatctatgtggacatagatttagccacagatcaaatttaaacacacacatgagaatccatacaggagagaag